The proteins below come from a single Agrococcus beijingensis genomic window:
- a CDS encoding cyclase family protein, which produces MDQTVTDLTHVIREGMAGHPTHGRTPIKIAGSLNHWGYAHTERRNDYDGTRVSFQNEQWVMNGNTGTHMDAPWHANPDTHFTAERIPLEYGFGTAVWLDCAADAEARGTITPGALERAEQAADVTIGAGDIVLVHTGWSRFADTDPEVYLRDHPGLSKESGEWLRARGIRTLGVDLATPETTSGALTAPIHTNFLRPEVLGLAADDFIGIIENLVGIDRIPARRFQFVGVPLPLEGSSASPIRALALTD; this is translated from the coding sequence GTGGACCAGACAGTGACTGATCTGACGCACGTGATCCGTGAGGGCATGGCTGGTCATCCGACGCACGGCCGCACGCCGATCAAGATCGCCGGCTCGCTCAACCACTGGGGCTACGCGCACACGGAGCGCCGCAACGACTACGACGGCACGCGCGTCTCGTTTCAGAACGAGCAGTGGGTGATGAATGGCAACACCGGCACGCACATGGACGCGCCGTGGCACGCCAACCCCGACACCCACTTCACTGCGGAGCGGATCCCCCTCGAGTACGGTTTCGGCACCGCCGTCTGGCTTGACTGCGCAGCCGACGCGGAGGCGCGCGGCACCATCACGCCCGGCGCGCTGGAGCGAGCTGAGCAGGCCGCAGACGTGACCATCGGCGCGGGCGACATCGTGCTCGTCCACACCGGCTGGTCACGGTTCGCCGATACCGATCCCGAGGTCTACCTCCGCGACCACCCGGGCCTGAGCAAGGAGTCGGGAGAGTGGCTGAGGGCGCGAGGCATCCGCACGCTCGGCGTCGACCTCGCGACGCCGGAGACTACCAGCGGGGCACTGACGGCACCCATTCACACCAACTTCCTGCGCCCCGAGGTGCTCGGGCTCGCCGCGGACGACTTCATCGGGATCATCGAGAACCTGGTCGGGATCGATCGCATCCCGGCCCGCCGGTTCCAGTTCGTCGGCGTGCCGCTGCCACTGGAAGGGTCCAGCGCCAGCCCCATCCGGGCGCTCGCACTGACCGACTGA
- a CDS encoding ABC transporter substrate-binding protein: MNKKLIAGAAMAAVTALTLAGCSAAAGGEGAGDGDSVTIGRILPLTGGLAGTGNRVADGSEIARQIINEDGGINGATVEFVTEDAPDDESARQAAERLLNEDIDVVLGTFGSSLALAAIPVITGEGGLYWETGASAVGITDGTYDNVYRASLTARDIGLDSVAFAAEQLAEQIGKAPEEMTVAWAGVSNSYGQDVMNGVIDAADEFGMDVVMQSAYPLDSSDLTSVALQIRDSNPDVLVLTSYDADAAALGRAMRAASVTPPVIIGSGGGHVNQSWIESMGDSGNGFFNVGFSSQLNSDGLSDEAKGYYDLFMERYQDANDGALPGAFDMNGFMGAMALFDTMRAADELTPEGIAAAADEIDLADRTGVDGSGLSFNENGQNDRALFFVSQWQDGEIIPVFPEDLALADPINVPLPGWDEDR; encoded by the coding sequence ATGAACAAGAAACTGATTGCTGGTGCGGCCATGGCGGCCGTCACAGCACTGACGCTCGCAGGCTGCTCCGCGGCGGCCGGCGGTGAGGGCGCTGGCGACGGTGACAGCGTCACCATCGGTCGCATCCTGCCGCTGACCGGCGGGCTCGCGGGCACCGGCAACCGCGTGGCTGACGGCTCGGAGATCGCTCGCCAGATCATCAACGAGGACGGCGGCATCAACGGCGCGACCGTCGAGTTCGTGACCGAGGACGCACCGGACGACGAGTCCGCGCGCCAGGCGGCCGAGCGGCTGCTGAACGAGGACATCGACGTCGTCCTCGGGACGTTCGGCTCATCGCTCGCCCTCGCAGCGATCCCCGTCATCACGGGCGAGGGCGGCCTGTACTGGGAGACCGGCGCATCGGCCGTGGGCATCACGGACGGTACCTACGACAACGTCTACCGCGCCTCGCTGACGGCACGGGACATCGGCCTCGACTCGGTCGCCTTCGCGGCTGAGCAGCTGGCCGAGCAGATCGGCAAGGCTCCTGAGGAGATGACGGTCGCATGGGCGGGCGTCAGCAACTCCTACGGCCAAGACGTCATGAACGGCGTCATCGACGCGGCCGACGAGTTCGGCATGGACGTCGTGATGCAGTCGGCCTACCCGCTGGACAGCTCCGACCTGACGAGCGTCGCGCTGCAGATCCGCGACTCGAACCCCGACGTCCTCGTGCTCACGAGCTATGACGCGGATGCAGCGGCCCTCGGCCGCGCGATGCGTGCGGCGAGCGTCACGCCGCCGGTCATCATCGGCTCGGGTGGCGGCCACGTCAACCAGTCGTGGATCGAGTCGATGGGCGACTCCGGCAACGGGTTCTTCAACGTCGGCTTCTCCTCGCAGCTCAACAGCGACGGCCTGAGCGACGAGGCCAAGGGCTACTACGACCTGTTCATGGAGCGCTACCAGGACGCGAACGACGGCGCCCTGCCCGGTGCCTTCGACATGAACGGATTCATGGGCGCCATGGCACTATTCGACACGATGCGGGCCGCAGACGAGCTGACGCCCGAGGGCATCGCCGCAGCAGCCGACGAGATCGACCTCGCAGACCGTACCGGCGTCGACGGCTCCGGCCTTTCGTTCAACGAGAACGGCCAGAACGACCGCGCCCTATTCTTCGTCAGCCAGTGGCAGGATGGCGAGATCATTCCGGTGTTCCCGGAGGACCTCGCGCTCGCCGACCCGATCAACGTGCCGCTTCCGGGCTGGGACGAAGACCGCTAG
- a CDS encoding ABC transporter ATP-binding protein, with amino-acid sequence MLHIENLAVSYGRAKVLLDLNITVGEGEVVALLGNNGAGKTTTLKAISGLVKPRGGSIQFKGQAIDGLPSHEISQLGIAHCPEGRRLFGGMTVEDNLMLGASTAGARRKQAQNLKHMYELFPILKERHRQHAGLLSGGQQQMVAIARALMADPELLILDEPSLGLAPKIVSEVFEVIERVKDDGVTVLLVEQNVAQALGVADRGYVIEQGTIALSGSSQELLANNELQTAYLGI; translated from the coding sequence ATGTTGCACATTGAGAACCTCGCGGTCTCCTACGGCCGCGCGAAGGTGCTCCTCGACCTAAACATCACGGTCGGCGAGGGCGAGGTCGTCGCGCTGCTCGGCAACAACGGCGCCGGCAAGACCACGACGCTGAAGGCGATCTCGGGACTGGTGAAGCCGCGCGGCGGGTCGATCCAGTTCAAGGGTCAGGCCATCGACGGCCTGCCGTCGCACGAGATCTCGCAGCTCGGCATCGCCCACTGCCCGGAGGGGCGCCGCCTCTTCGGAGGCATGACCGTGGAGGACAACCTGATGCTCGGCGCCTCGACGGCGGGAGCCCGCCGTAAGCAGGCGCAGAACCTCAAGCACATGTACGAGCTGTTCCCGATCCTGAAGGAACGGCACCGTCAGCACGCCGGCTTGCTCTCCGGCGGTCAGCAGCAGATGGTCGCGATCGCGCGTGCGCTGATGGCCGACCCCGAGCTGCTGATCCTCGACGAGCCCTCGCTGGGCCTCGCTCCCAAGATCGTCAGCGAGGTGTTCGAGGTGATCGAGCGCGTCAAGGACGACGGCGTCACGGTGCTGCTCGTCGAGCAGAACGTGGCGCAGGCCCTCGGCGTCGCCGACCGCGGCTACGTGATCGAGCAGGGAACGATCGCGCTTAGCGGGTCATCGCAGGAGCTCCTCGCGAACAACGAATTGCAGACCGCCTACCTCGGCATCTAG
- a CDS encoding ABC transporter ATP-binding protein: MKDNILEVSGVSISLGGLQILDNVHLMAERGQITGVIGPNGAGKTTLFNIVSGFMKPSSGSVKFNGRELIGRAPEQITKDGLTRTFQKVRGLPQMTVRENVLVGALNRHLTVSDARDVVEPILERLGLASFAEATADALPIGLRKRLEVARVLATEPELVLLDEVMGGLVPSEVQTMMDTIRELAADGMSVVLIEHHMKAVMGLSRHVVVLERGRNLAEGTPAEVTKDPGVLTAYLGEGYEHVAH; this comes from the coding sequence ATGAAGGACAACATCCTCGAGGTCTCCGGCGTAAGCATCTCGCTCGGCGGACTGCAGATCCTCGACAATGTGCACCTCATGGCCGAGCGCGGCCAGATCACCGGTGTGATCGGCCCCAACGGCGCCGGCAAGACCACGCTGTTCAACATCGTCTCTGGCTTCATGAAGCCGTCGTCCGGCTCCGTGAAGTTCAACGGCAGAGAGCTGATCGGCCGCGCTCCCGAGCAGATCACGAAGGACGGGCTCACGCGGACCTTCCAGAAGGTGCGCGGGCTGCCCCAGATGACCGTGCGCGAGAACGTGCTCGTCGGTGCCCTGAACCGCCACCTGACGGTGAGCGACGCAAGGGACGTCGTCGAGCCGATCCTCGAGCGCCTCGGGCTCGCCTCCTTCGCGGAGGCGACCGCTGACGCACTGCCCATCGGCCTGCGGAAGCGCCTGGAGGTCGCGCGGGTGCTGGCCACCGAGCCCGAGCTCGTGCTGCTCGACGAGGTGATGGGCGGCCTCGTGCCCTCGGAAGTGCAGACGATGATGGACACGATCCGCGAGCTCGCCGCCGACGGGATGTCGGTCGTGCTGATCGAGCACCACATGAAGGCCGTCATGGGCCTGTCCCGGCACGTCGTCGTGCTCGAGCGCGGACGGAACCTCGCGGAGGGCACGCCAGCCGAGGTCACCAAGGATCCCGGGGTGCTCACCGCATACCTCGGAGAGGGGTACGAACATGTTGCACATTGA
- a CDS encoding branched-chain amino acid ABC transporter permease, translating to MLQRFKPFIPLAIIAVLVIIYTLSGPSRLSLDLINTILIFATFATAWNIAGGMTGLFSLGHGALFAIGAFGTTLLRLHLGIGTIPAMLIAALLAVLVALFIGAISLRLRGHYFALATLGLAVIVYIALQNFSELTGGDEGISIPKDTGLWNLIFQSKDEYVYVTLGLYVVTAAVVIVLSRSRLGYQMMAVKEDEVSARSMGIPAVRTKMFAVGLSGFFSALAGAMFAQYTLYITPSNVGSVSVTWEPALMAIIGGMVGIFGPLIGATLITLLEHYVIASVGSSIPGLSDLIYGALLIIVILLLPNGLIGVIRNGFAWLKSAITRRPKPSAVIPTSAVETIHVEELGSDASSVEERAADAGTQEGQR from the coding sequence ATGCTGCAGAGGTTCAAGCCATTCATCCCGCTCGCGATCATCGCGGTGCTGGTGATCATCTACACGCTGAGCGGGCCGAGTCGACTGTCGCTCGATCTCATCAACACGATCCTGATCTTCGCGACGTTCGCCACCGCGTGGAACATCGCCGGCGGCATGACCGGGCTCTTCTCGCTCGGCCACGGCGCGCTGTTCGCGATCGGCGCGTTCGGCACCACGCTGCTGCGACTGCACCTGGGTATCGGCACGATCCCGGCGATGCTCATCGCCGCGCTGCTGGCCGTGCTCGTCGCGCTGTTCATCGGCGCCATCAGCCTGCGCCTACGGGGGCACTACTTCGCGCTGGCGACGCTCGGCCTCGCCGTGATCGTCTACATCGCGCTGCAGAACTTCTCCGAGCTCACGGGCGGCGACGAGGGCATCTCGATCCCCAAGGACACGGGCCTGTGGAACCTCATCTTCCAGTCGAAGGATGAGTACGTCTACGTGACCCTCGGCCTGTACGTCGTCACCGCAGCGGTCGTGATCGTGCTCAGCCGCTCGCGCCTGGGCTACCAGATGATGGCCGTAAAGGAGGACGAGGTCAGCGCGCGGTCGATGGGTATCCCCGCAGTCCGCACGAAGATGTTCGCGGTCGGGCTCTCGGGGTTCTTCTCGGCCCTCGCCGGTGCGATGTTCGCGCAGTACACGCTCTACATCACGCCGTCGAATGTCGGCTCGGTGAGCGTGACGTGGGAGCCGGCGCTGATGGCGATCATCGGCGGCATGGTCGGCATCTTCGGCCCCCTGATTGGTGCGACGCTCATCACGCTGCTGGAGCACTACGTCATCGCGTCGGTCGGCTCGTCGATCCCCGGACTGTCCGACCTGATCTATGGCGCGCTGCTCATCATCGTGATCCTGCTGCTGCCCAACGGGCTCATCGGCGTCATCCGGAACGGGTTCGCCTGGCTCAAGAGCGCGATCACACGGCGGCCGAAGCCGAGCGCGGTGATCCCCACCAGCGCGGTCGAGACGATCCACGTCGAAGAGCTCGGCTCGGATGCGTCGTCGGTCGAAGAGCGTGCGGCAGACGCCGGCACCCAGGAGGGACAGCGATGA
- a CDS encoding branched-chain amino acid ABC transporter permease, whose amino-acid sequence MWDLLVLGIMAGGVLALVAVGLTLIFGVMDVMNFAHGEFVMLGIMGTIVVVTTTGMNPYLAGLLVVIASLPLAFLVYIAIIRPTLGKSINVQIFTTLGLSIALQAVALMAFGSRTFAISDPFASSRVDVFGVQVEAGRVIAFLGGILLVAALWFFLYRTRMGKQIRAVSEDNYAAKVVGLRINRTYAIVFMLGTAFAVAAGVLLAPFTSVNSTTGLNYVLTSFVIVVLGGFGSVGGAFIGGLLVGIIETFTGYFFGTQWMQASIFVLFVLVLALRPRGLFGKKSLDSAMVGG is encoded by the coding sequence ATGTGGGACCTGCTCGTACTCGGCATCATGGCCGGTGGCGTACTTGCCCTCGTGGCGGTTGGCCTCACACTCATCTTCGGCGTCATGGACGTGATGAACTTCGCGCACGGCGAGTTCGTCATGCTCGGCATCATGGGGACGATCGTCGTGGTCACCACTACCGGAATGAACCCCTACCTCGCCGGGCTGCTCGTGGTGATCGCCTCCCTGCCGCTGGCCTTCCTGGTCTACATCGCCATCATCCGGCCGACGCTGGGGAAGTCGATCAACGTCCAGATCTTCACGACGCTGGGCCTCAGCATCGCACTGCAGGCGGTCGCGCTCATGGCCTTCGGGTCGCGCACGTTCGCGATCTCCGACCCGTTCGCGTCGTCCCGCGTCGACGTCTTCGGCGTGCAGGTCGAGGCCGGTCGCGTGATCGCGTTCCTGGGCGGCATCCTGCTCGTCGCCGCGCTGTGGTTCTTCCTCTATCGCACGCGCATGGGCAAGCAGATCCGCGCGGTGTCGGAGGACAACTACGCGGCGAAGGTCGTCGGCTTGCGCATCAATCGCACGTACGCGATCGTCTTCATGCTCGGCACAGCCTTCGCGGTCGCCGCGGGCGTCCTGCTAGCGCCGTTCACGTCGGTGAACTCGACGACCGGCCTCAACTACGTGCTGACGAGCTTCGTGATCGTCGTGCTCGGCGGCTTCGGCTCGGTCGGCGGCGCCTTCATCGGTGGCCTACTGGTCGGCATCATCGAGACCTTCACCGGCTACTTCTTCGGCACCCAGTGGATGCAGGCGTCGATCTTCGTCCTGTTCGTGCTCGTCCTGGCCCTCCGCCCGCGCGGGCTGTTCGGCAAGAAGTCGCTCGACTCGGCGATGGTTGGAGGCTGA
- a CDS encoding SDR family NAD(P)-dependent oxidoreductase, translated as MSTAARTCSRPLWARDGAPVHLPQRIESAMMTSPSQTGQATEQAVFITGGASGIGLATAQRLAARGCKVALVDQAGDQAVAAAEALGADHIGLQADVTDVASLEAAAEATVRRFGRIDVVVANAGIGSASTVRASSAEQLLRIIDINLSGQIRTVKATLEHVIASRGHIAFTCSAAVLKHTPKSSAYAAAKAGVDAFAGALRLEVLHRGVTVGVFYPGWTNTPMLQGATSRASSSSSLPWPLSMTNRVDDVADAYADSILRRARTTYVPKLYRAIHWLRPLYTSAAWDRSQRAVAAQNVQHWESELPSSPRSHEQLPGSSSG; from the coding sequence ATGTCAACGGCGGCTCGCACATGCAGTAGACCCCTCTGGGCGCGTGACGGCGCGCCCGTGCACCTTCCGCAGCGGATCGAAAGCGCAATGATGACCTCCCCTTCCCAGACCGGCCAGGCCACCGAGCAGGCGGTCTTCATCACCGGCGGTGCCAGCGGCATCGGCCTGGCCACAGCACAGCGCCTCGCCGCGCGCGGCTGCAAGGTCGCCCTCGTCGACCAAGCCGGCGATCAAGCCGTGGCGGCTGCCGAGGCACTGGGCGCTGACCACATCGGCCTGCAGGCAGACGTGACGGATGTCGCTTCGCTCGAGGCTGCGGCCGAAGCCACCGTGCGCCGGTTCGGCCGGATCGACGTGGTCGTCGCCAACGCCGGCATCGGCAGCGCCAGCACGGTGCGCGCCTCCAGCGCCGAGCAGCTGCTGCGCATCATCGACATCAACCTGTCGGGGCAGATCCGCACCGTCAAGGCCACGCTGGAGCACGTCATCGCCTCGCGCGGGCACATCGCGTTCACCTGCTCGGCCGCAGTCCTGAAGCACACGCCGAAGTCGTCGGCGTATGCGGCGGCAAAGGCGGGCGTCGACGCGTTCGCCGGCGCCCTGCGCCTGGAGGTGCTGCACCGCGGAGTCACGGTCGGCGTCTTCTACCCCGGCTGGACCAACACGCCTATGCTCCAGGGCGCCACCTCTCGCGCCAGCTCGAGCAGCAGCCTGCCGTGGCCGCTGAGCATGACCAACCGCGTCGACGACGTCGCCGATGCCTACGCGGACTCCATCCTGCGGCGAGCGCGCACCACCTACGTGCCGAAGCTCTATCGCGCCATCCACTGGCTCCGGCCGCTCTACACGAGCGCTGCCTGGGATCGCAGCCAGCGCGCGGTCGCCGCCCAGAACGTGCAGCACTGGGAATCCGAGCTGCCGAGCTCGCCGCGGTCGCACGAGCAGCTCCCCGGCTCCAGCAGCGGCTGA
- a CDS encoding SDR family NAD(P)-dependent oxidoreductase encodes MSSADRQQIAVVTGAAGGLGTSIVEALLGRGDQVVASDVNEASLAALRERLADVADRLATVVADVASVDGWRAIREAALERFGAPTILVNNAGISPKHDGKKLDGVDIPLDEWNAVVGVNLTGPFLGVQALAPDMIEQGYGRIVNIASVAARYGGRLGGLHYAATKTGVLGITRAFGQELAQHGITVNAVAPGRIAAGMASMVGASVNADYASTIPVGRLGTAGDVAHTVRFLTDPDSSFITGATVDVNGGSHMQ; translated from the coding sequence ATGAGCAGCGCAGATCGTCAGCAGATCGCCGTCGTCACCGGTGCAGCCGGCGGCCTCGGCACCTCGATCGTCGAGGCGCTGCTCGGCCGTGGCGACCAGGTCGTCGCGTCCGACGTCAACGAGGCGTCGCTCGCCGCGCTGCGCGAGCGGCTGGCGGACGTTGCGGATCGCCTTGCGACCGTCGTCGCCGATGTCGCGTCGGTCGACGGCTGGCGTGCCATCCGGGAAGCCGCGCTCGAGCGCTTCGGTGCTCCGACGATCCTGGTCAACAACGCGGGCATCTCGCCGAAGCATGACGGGAAGAAGCTCGACGGCGTCGACATCCCGCTGGACGAGTGGAACGCCGTCGTCGGCGTCAATCTCACGGGCCCCTTCCTCGGCGTGCAGGCACTCGCGCCGGACATGATCGAGCAGGGATATGGCCGTATCGTGAACATCGCATCCGTTGCCGCACGGTATGGCGGTCGCCTCGGTGGCCTCCACTACGCGGCGACGAAGACCGGCGTGCTGGGCATCACCCGTGCCTTCGGGCAGGAGCTCGCGCAGCACGGCATCACCGTGAACGCGGTCGCCCCCGGGCGCATCGCCGCAGGCATGGCGAGCATGGTGGGAGCCTCGGTCAACGCCGACTACGCATCGACCATCCCGGTCGGCCGGCTCGGCACGGCGGGCGACGTGGCCCACACGGTGCGATTCCTCACCGACCCCGACTCGTCGTTCATCACCGGAGCCACGGTCGATGTCAACGGCGGCTCGCACATGCAGTAG
- a CDS encoding flavin-containing monooxygenase — MSEIATTTRTDVLIIGAGFSGVGIGVHLERETDQRYVILERGHTVGGAWRDNTYPGAECDVPSHLYSYSFALNPNWTKMHAQQPEILEYMQSVAEAEGVLPRIRFNTNVESLRWDDERKLWIARSGADAFEAPALVMATGYLSDAKFPDVPGIDSFQGALFHSAQWDHSVDLTGKRVALIGSGASAIQIVPEVAKLAEQLVVIQRSAAYVTPRHDPKYTEAQKRMFARRPELMKRIRDDLFWANEERYAQRRGTQTLIDTVTKAALGHLANQIPEGPLRDRLTPDYTIGCKRILKSNDYYPAFLRDNVELVTGGVTAITPTGIIGADGVEHQVDVIISATGFEATDIPMAHHTYGRDGRTLHEHWGRGMEAYKTMAVSGFPNMWFLKGPNTGLGHNSAIYIAEAQMEYVLEALKRAHSGEVLEVRAEEQEAYMQELEELSAGTVWLSGGCSSWYVDPRSGRLTTLWPDFSFTFREVNSTFATDPYEIELAGAAA, encoded by the coding sequence ATGAGTGAGATCGCAACGACCACGAGGACGGATGTCCTCATCATCGGCGCCGGGTTCTCGGGCGTCGGCATCGGTGTCCACCTGGAGCGCGAGACCGACCAGCGCTACGTCATCCTGGAGCGCGGTCACACCGTCGGCGGCGCCTGGCGCGACAACACCTACCCGGGAGCCGAGTGCGACGTGCCGTCGCACCTGTACTCGTACTCGTTCGCGCTGAATCCCAACTGGACGAAGATGCACGCCCAGCAGCCGGAGATCCTCGAGTACATGCAGAGCGTGGCCGAGGCCGAGGGCGTGCTGCCCCGCATCCGCTTCAACACGAACGTCGAGAGCCTCCGCTGGGACGACGAGCGCAAGCTGTGGATCGCACGCTCGGGTGCCGACGCCTTCGAGGCTCCCGCGCTCGTCATGGCCACGGGCTACCTGTCGGACGCGAAGTTCCCGGATGTTCCCGGGATCGACTCCTTCCAGGGCGCGCTGTTCCACTCGGCGCAGTGGGACCACTCGGTCGACCTGACCGGGAAGCGCGTCGCGCTCATCGGCTCGGGTGCGAGCGCCATCCAGATCGTGCCGGAAGTGGCGAAGCTCGCCGAACAGCTCGTCGTCATCCAGCGCTCCGCCGCGTATGTCACGCCGCGCCACGACCCGAAATACACCGAGGCGCAGAAGCGAATGTTCGCTCGCCGACCGGAGCTGATGAAGCGGATCCGTGACGACCTCTTCTGGGCGAACGAAGAGCGCTACGCGCAGCGCCGCGGCACCCAGACGCTGATCGACACCGTCACGAAGGCAGCGCTCGGACACCTCGCGAACCAGATTCCCGAGGGGCCGCTGCGCGACCGGCTCACCCCCGACTACACGATCGGGTGCAAGCGCATCCTGAAGTCGAACGACTACTACCCGGCCTTCCTGCGCGACAACGTCGAGCTCGTCACAGGTGGTGTCACGGCCATCACGCCGACCGGCATCATCGGGGCGGACGGCGTCGAGCACCAGGTCGACGTGATCATCTCGGCGACCGGCTTCGAGGCGACCGACATCCCGATGGCCCACCACACCTATGGCCGCGACGGCCGGACTCTGCACGAGCACTGGGGCCGCGGTATGGAGGCGTACAAGACCATGGCCGTCAGCGGCTTCCCCAACATGTGGTTCCTGAAGGGCCCGAACACAGGTCTCGGTCACAACTCTGCCATCTACATCGCGGAAGCGCAGATGGAGTACGTCCTCGAGGCGCTCAAGCGCGCCCACTCCGGCGAGGTCCTTGAGGTGCGCGCCGAGGAGCAGGAGGCGTACATGCAGGAGCTCGAGGAGCTGAGCGCCGGCACCGTCTGGCTCTCAGGCGGTTGCAGCAGCTGGTATGTCGACCCGCGCTCGGGCCGCCTCACCACTCTGTGGCCGGACTTCTCCTTCACCTTCCGCGAAGTGAACAGCACCTTCGCGACCGACCCGTACGAGATCGAGCTGGCGGGAGCCGCAGCATGA
- a CDS encoding alpha/beta fold hydrolase, whose amino-acid sequence MKLHPDSDAGTVPFGEAQIAFHDTGAPGDGRTPIVLVHGTGGSTETHFRTVFPMLAARHRVIGLDLTVSPGTDLDALVAQVVAVIEARAAKQPVHLVGYSLGAVVTAALAGRRQDLVETLTLIAGWITTDKQQRVRNSVWQALFEQGGRPLQEFETFAAYSAQFLRSRADQDLENLIAGRTSRAGVDIEMAINRSVDITSDVERITAPTLVIGATADQMVPIVHSYMLFGGIEDARLAEVDAGHAITSERPAQVFMLIDDFVKEPAAVPAGNTIQPLTV is encoded by the coding sequence GTGAAGCTTCATCCCGACTCGGACGCGGGCACGGTGCCGTTCGGCGAGGCGCAGATCGCGTTCCACGACACCGGAGCGCCCGGCGACGGACGCACTCCCATCGTCCTCGTGCACGGAACCGGCGGCAGCACGGAGACGCACTTCCGTACGGTGTTCCCGATGCTCGCAGCACGCCACCGAGTCATCGGCCTCGACCTCACCGTCTCTCCGGGCACCGACCTCGACGCGCTCGTCGCGCAGGTCGTCGCGGTCATCGAGGCGCGAGCGGCGAAGCAGCCCGTCCACCTCGTCGGGTACTCGCTCGGCGCAGTCGTCACCGCTGCGCTCGCGGGCCGCCGACAGGACCTGGTCGAGACTCTCACCCTCATCGCCGGCTGGATCACCACTGACAAGCAGCAGCGCGTGCGCAACAGCGTCTGGCAGGCGCTGTTCGAGCAGGGCGGCCGTCCGCTGCAGGAGTTCGAGACGTTCGCGGCGTACAGTGCGCAGTTCCTCCGCAGCCGTGCAGACCAGGACCTGGAGAACCTCATCGCGGGCCGCACATCGCGCGCGGGCGTCGACATCGAGATGGCGATCAACCGTTCCGTCGACATCACCTCGGACGTCGAGCGGATCACCGCTCCCACGCTGGTGATCGGCGCCACCGCCGACCAGATGGTGCCGATCGTGCACAGCTACATGCTGTTCGGCGGCATCGAGGACGCGCGCCTAGCCGAAGTGGATGCCGGGCACGCCATCACCTCCGAGCGCCCGGCCCAGGTTTTCATGCTCATCGACGACTTCGTCAAGGAGCCCGCTGCGGTGCCCGCCGGCAACACGATCCAGCCGCTCACGGTGTAG